The genomic region CCTATACATATTTGGCTGAATCTCTGTCATTTCACAACTACCACAGTCCTCAATAACTAAATATGGATGTTTCCCTTTTGCTTAGACTATAAAATGTAGCTCCAAAGTAAATAGAGGGAGAATAAAAGTTGACTTCAGTGTGTATCTATGCTGCTTTTTGGAACTGTTTTAAACTTAGAGAAGAGAACAGTTAAAGAAGAGCATCAGCTTCTTAGTGAAACAGTGACTGGTCTATTGAataaatgttttaaaggattaacaagtatggacacacctactcattcaaggatttttctttattttgacaattttctacattgtagaataatagtgaagacatcaaatctatgaaataacacatggattcatgtagggttaaacaaattaaaatatattttagattcttcaaagtagtcaccctttgcctaaatgacagctttgcacactctttgcattctctcaaccagcttcataaggaatgcttttccaaaagtcttgaaggaattcccacaatatgctgagcatttgaaggctgattttccttcaccctgcggtccaactcatcccaaaccctctcaattggtttgaggtcaggtgattgtggaggccaggtcatctgatgcagcactccatcactctctttggtcaaatagcccttacacagcctggagatgtgttttgggtcattgtcctgttgaaaaataaatgatagtcccactaagcacaagccagatgggatggtgtatcgctgcagaatcctgtggtagctatgctggttaagtgtgccttgaattcaaaaaaaaaatctgagtgtcaccagcaaagcaccatcacacctcctcctccatgcttcatggtgggaaccacacagatcatccgttcacctactctgcatctcacaaagacacggcggttagaaccaaaaatcaaacatttggactgatcagaccaaaggacagatttccaccggtctaatgtccattgctcatgtttcttggcccaagcaagtctcttcttattattggggtccttcagtagtggtttctttgcagcaattcgaccatgaaggcctgattcatgcaaactcctctgaacagttgatgttgagatgtgtctgcttcttgaactctgaagcattcatttgtgctgcaatttctgaggctggtaactctaatgaacttatcctctgcagcagaggtaactctgggtcttcctttcctgtggcggtcctcatgagagtcagtgtCATCATAGagattgatggtttttgcgacttcacttgaagatttttttgaaatgttccgtattgactaaccttcatgtcttaaagtaatgatggactgtcgtttctctttgcttatttgagctgttcttgccataatatggattttgtgttttaccaaatagggctatcttctgtataccacccctaccttgtgtcacgttctgacctttatttcctttgttttgtatttagttagtatggtcagggcgtgagttgggtgggcagtctatgtttgtttttctatgtttcggcctagtatggttctcaatcagaggcaggtgccattagttgtctctgattgagaatcatacttaggtagcctgggtttcactgtgtgtttgtgggtgattgttcctgtctctgtgttttgcaccagatagggctgttttgagttttcacatttcttgtttttgttagtttgttcatgtgaagggatttattaaaacatgaatcaaaacaaccacgctgtgctttggtccgcctctcgttcagatgaagaaatcaattacagaatcacccaccaaccaaggaccaagcggcgtggtaacgggcaacggcaaaagcagcagcaggagaagcaacagaggcagcagcagcaggagcagcagcaggagcagtgggagaggctgcactatttggagagatggacttgggaggagattctagatgggaaaggaccctgggcagagccaggagaatattgccgccccaaggccgagctggaggcagcaaaagcagagaggcggcattatgaggaactagcacggcagagcgaatggaagcccgagagtcagccccaaaaatgtattgggggggggggggctcacagggagtatggctatgccaggtaggagacctgtgcaaactccctgtggttaccggggggctagagagaccgggcaggcaccgtgttatgctgtggagcgcacggtgtccccagtgcgggtgcacagcccgaggtacattccagctccgagtatcggccgggctagagtgggcatcgagccaagtgccatgaagccggctctacgcatctgatCTCccgtgcgtctccttgggccggcttacatggcaccagccttgcgcacggtgtccccggttcgcctgcatagcccagtgcgggctattccacctcgccgcactggcagggcgaccgggaccattcaaccgggtaaggttgggcaggctcggtgctcaagagctctagtgcgcctgcacggcccggtctatccgtcaccacctccacgcaccagccctccggtggcagccccccgcaccaggctgtctctccggcccatccttacaggggctccctcctctccagcgctgccggagtctccctcctctccggcgctaccagagccttcctcctctccagcgccgcctgagccacccgtctgcccagcgccgccagtgccgcctgtctgcccagtgccgcccgtctgcccagcgccgccagtgccgcccgtctgcccagtgccgcccgtctgcccagcgccgccagtgccgcccgtctgccaggggccgccagtgccgccagtcagccaggggccaccagtgccgccagtcagccaggggccgccagtgccaccagtcagccaggggccgccagtgcccctcagcccagagccgccgcccctcagcccagagccgccgcccctcagcccagagctgccgcccctctgtcccgagctgccgcccctctgtcccgagctgccgcccctctgtcccgagcagccgcccctctgtcccgagcagccgccccgctgtcccgagcagctgcccctctgtcccgagcagctgtcccacctctgtcccgagctgtcccacctctgtcccgagctgtcccacctctgtcccgagctgcccctctgtccagtggggtcattgagaagggtggccatggtgagaaagccacggaggcggacaataaggcggactaagacaatggtgaagtggggtccgcgtcccgcgccagagccgccaccgcggacagacgcccacccagaccctcccctataggtcaaggttttgcggccggagtccgcacctttggggggggggggtactgtcacgttctgacctttgttttgtatttagttagtatggtcagggcgtgagttgggtgggcagtctatgtttgattttcgatgttttggggtatttctatgtttcggcctggtatggttctcaatcagaggcaggtgtcattagttgtctctgattgagaatcatacttaggtagcctgtgtgtttgtgggtgattgttcctgtctctgtgttttgcaccagatagggctgttttgagttttcacatttcttgtttttgttactttgttcatgtgaagggatttattaaaacatgaatcaaaacaaccacgctgcgctttggtccgccgctcgttcagatgaagaaatccattacaccttgtcacaacacaactgattggctcaaatgcattaagtataaatacattccacaaattaacttttgtcaaggcacacctgttaatttaaatgcattccaggtgactacctcatgaagctggtttagagaatgccaagagtgtgcaaagctgtcatcaaggcaaagagtggctactttgaagaatataaaatatattttgatttgttgaacactttttggttactacatgattccatatgtgttatttcatagttttgatgtcttcactataattttacaatgtagaaaatagtcttaCATACTATAACTGCTGTACTTTCATGTTATGAAGTGAATATTGTGACTGTCCACTGTCAAAGTATGGACTATTAACACTACTTTAGAATATTAGACAATAAGTGTTTATAGTGACACTTGTACATGCTTCTGTCTGGAGGTTTATGGTTATATTGTTAGTATTAGATGTGTGGGTGTTTCCTAAAGCAAGCCAGCTGTTTATCCTCAGATTAAACTCATGTAGTTAATGATtgtccttttcctctcctcctttgtgTTCAGATAGTCCCTACCCCCACTTCTGTTTGTTTATAGCTACtgcatatctttctctctctgttctccagcatgctcctctgtgtccctgtttCCCCCGTGGTACTGTGCTCAGACACAGGCTCTATTGAAACTGAGAGCTGCCTGTTAGCTTTCTCTACTCACTCTTAAAGGATGTCACATTATGAATTGAGTGTTAAACTTGTGACCTGGGGGCAGGGTAAGTGTCAGTATCCCTGTGAGCATGATGTGAATAAAATTGTGGGCCATCTTTCCCTGTTTTCCCTTCCTttaacagggtgtgtgtgtgggccatcTTTCCCTGTTTTCCCTTCCTttaacagggtgtgtgtgtgggccatcTTTCCCTGTTTTCCCTTCCTttaacagggtgtgtgtgtgggccatcTTTCCCTGTTTTCCCTTCCTttaacagggtgtgtgtgtgggccatcTTTCCCTGTTTTCCCTTCCTttaacagggtgtgtgtgtgtgccatcttTCAATATACTTGTAGAACGGAAGTCTGAATCTTATTTGTgtgttctttctttctctctctctctctcagcagtgaGGTATTCTTTCTGTAGGGTTGGTAAAAAGTATCAGGGGTGTGGAGAAAGATATAAACAACACTATACTCACACTCTGTACCACTCTGCCTAACACTGGGACCATGAATGCACAGGTAAGCAGGAACATTTCTTTCTTAATTAAAACATTCTTAAACCAGGCAAGTCTATTGAGAACTTGTCCTCATCTACAATAACAGCCTGGCCACGAGGTTGCTAACTGATTTGTGTGTCGTCCCTCTCCCAACACCCTGCTAAGAAGGCCACTCCCTGTGAGTATGCTggcatactgggggacagctcgGACTCTGACGAAGGTAAGGAATCCGTTTTGCTGCCTGAGCTGCATCGTTGCCAGCAACAGGACGTGGCTGTACTTCcatttcctgtcctctctgttgtTGTATGCTAGCGAAGCTATGTacactctgtcctctcttctcctctcccctcctctgctcctctcctcagaGCCCAGTCCAGAGGATCAGCTGGCTATCTCCTGGGAGCACCTTCCTATACTGGAGAGATTGGGCCTCAGCAGGTCAGTTTATACCGGAGAGATTGGGCCTCTGCAAGTCAGTTTATACTGGAGAGATTGGGCCTCTGGAGGTCAGTTTCTACTAGAGAGATTGGGCCTCAGCAGGCCAGTTTATACTAGAGAGATTGGGCCTCAGAAGGTCAGTTTATACTAGAGATTGGGCCTCAGAAGGTCAGTTTATACTAGAGAGATTGGGCCTCAGAAGGTCAGTTTATACTAGAGAGATTGGGCCTCAGAAGGTCAGTTTATACTAGAGAGATTGGGCCTCAGAAGGTCAGTTTATACTAGAGAGATTGGGCCTCAGAAGGTCAGTTTATACTCGGACACACTTACTTTAACACTTTAACTTTTTCGATAGTCACAACCTCACTCTTCTcttacctctccctcccctttcttcCCCTTTCCCCTATCCTGGCTCTCTACCTCACCTTTTCTCTCCTgccctcagtggtacagagatgaCTGAAAAGGAGGTTGAGGTGAGAATTCTTTGCGATTTGTACACTTGGACAAAGAGACTAGAGACTACATGCACCCAcatgcagacgcacacacacactgcacactcatccacacactgttctgtccCCTATAGAATGCGTTTACCCAGCTTGCACTGGCGTTCCGTTGTGACCAGTACACCCTAACCCAGAGACTGCAGGCTGAGGAACACGACAGAACAGTGGCCCAGGAGAACCTCATCCTTGAACTGGAGCAAACCAGAAACACACTGCAGGTAGGGGTGTGTACACGTGTGTTTGACCTGGCTGCTTCACAGTTAATGGTCTGATAAATGTCTGTTTCAAGTTTAAACcgtacctctctcttcctccacactTCCTTTCTCTTTTACTATATCTATTCTCCAATcttctattcccccccccccctcctctcccccctctcgcccAGTATCTgagaggtagatgtctagacgCTGAGATGCTGAGTCGTATTGAGGCCAGTCTGGACACAGTGCTGGACAGCGTGAGTGACATCATCACTGCTGCTGAGATGCTGGGGACTGTGCACCAGGTGAGACTGTCGTGTAATCCTAGGCTTGCTCTTTTGAGGTATAAGTCCAGGTTTTGGTTAGTGCTCTGTGAAAAAtatatttgttcaaaactgttataCATGTAGTTTGTTTGAAACTTTGATAAATGTTTCTGCTGGGTCAGGAGGCGCGTGTGTGTCATTCTGTGGAGATGATGGGTATACACGTGGAGCATCTGAAGCGTCGTCACGCTGTGGAGAGATCCGAGCTGTTGGAGACCAGGAAATGTTTCCACCGCAGCCGGGGCAGGAGACACAGCGACTCAGGTCTGAGTGCTGCCCCTCAATGGATTTTTTTGTGGACAAGTGAAAGGAAAATTAATCACAAAGCAGTGACTTTTCTGAATATTTAGATTCTTACATTTATTCTTAAAAGAACAATTAATTGTAAGTAGGCCTGATCCACTATAAGTGACTGAGTTTCATAATAGGAGCACAATATCCTCTGACTGTACAGTATAACAAAATTCTCCACATATGGAAAATCTGTGTTCTGACTGTTGGCTTTTGAATCATTACAGAGGATGGAGACGTTAGGCACCTGTTTGCCAGGCGAGACTCCCAACATGTAACAGACAGTTCACTTCATTGCTTTTCATATCCTTCCTTCAAATATCTCagttaaataaatagaaaatatCAGCGAGGGCAGCCCAGTGGCTTGAATTctaacatttttaaatgtttcacttcCCCGACTTTCTCAGACCCTCCTTCGGCGAAGAGTCAGCGTCACACTAATCCCAACGGGATCCCAGGTTCGAAACAATAACACTAAGACCTACTCCCATTGTGGTCCTGTGATCATGGTATGCATAACTCTAATTCTATGCTgacctctcttttctcccccctctcattTTCCCTCTCAGCTCAGAGACCTGGAGACCAAGTTCCAGGAGGGTTGCAGGGCCAGTGCTGCCACTGACAGCCAGGGGCCAGAAGGGGGCAGTGTGAACCAAGCCAGCAGGTACAGGAAAATCTGCCCTGTCATTAGTGCAGTTAGTGCACTGAGAGTCATCTGCATGGTCAGTTGTCACTAGTCGCTAGATGGCCATGCTAGTcactagtcaatgtggaggctttcaTACGGACCACAGGCTTAGACACAAGTACACGGACTACAGTATAAACTTATGATGGATTTAACTGCTGTAGAGAACACATTGTGTGTGCATGGTGTCTGCTGATCTTATGGCt from Oncorhynchus kisutch isolate 150728-3 linkage group LG5, Okis_V2, whole genome shotgun sequence harbors:
- the LOC109890272 gene encoding lymphoid-restricted membrane protein isoform X2, whose amino-acid sequence is MNAQATPCEYAGILGDSSDSDEEPSPEDQLAISWEHLPILERLGLSSGTEMTEKEVENAFTQLALAFRCDQYTLTQRLQAEEHDRTVAQENLILELEQTRNTLQYLRGRCLDAEMLSRIEASLDTVLDSVSDIITAAEMLGTVHQEARVCHSVEMMGIHVEHLKRRHAVERSELLETRKCFHRSRGRRHSDSEDGDVRHLFARRDSQHTLLRRRVSVTLIPTGSQLRDLETKFQEGCRASAATDSQGPEGGSVNQASRPSEMSPHHTPLLLRQSSTQSSQSLEEESEVAPHTSSLQMTLHHRRRSAIVTHEASSEEAKAKESRAGSGVGTGSGAGSGAGTSKTTTVCTTEPLVVLSEQRLLATWLSYWMWMVLLLLALYFFLLLGFLLWGLKVPHRSF
- the LOC109890272 gene encoding lymphoid-restricted membrane protein isoform X1, encoding MNAQKATPCEYAGILGDSSDSDEEPSPEDQLAISWEHLPILERLGLSSGTEMTEKEVENAFTQLALAFRCDQYTLTQRLQAEEHDRTVAQENLILELEQTRNTLQYLRGRCLDAEMLSRIEASLDTVLDSVSDIITAAEMLGTVHQEARVCHSVEMMGIHVEHLKRRHAVERSELLETRKCFHRSRGRRHSDSEDGDVRHLFARRDSQHTLLRRRVSVTLIPTGSQLRDLETKFQEGCRASAATDSQGPEGGSVNQASRPSEMSPHHTPLLLRQSSTQSSQSLEEESEVAPHTSSLQMTLHHRRRSAIVTHEASSEEAKAKESRAGSGVGTGSGAGSGAGTSKTTTVCTTEPLVVLSEQRLLATWLSYWMWMVLLLLALYFFLLLGFLLWGLKVPHRSF